A stretch of Prunus dulcis chromosome 6, ALMONDv2, whole genome shotgun sequence DNA encodes these proteins:
- the LOC117629541 gene encoding heavy metal-associated isoprenylated plant protein 47-like, with the protein MQQKILVKVSMHCDKCRTKALKIAAAAHGVSKVSIEGADKDHIEVIGDGVDSVCLTRLLRKKLRSATIVKVEEVKEAKADTKEEKPTPPVQCISSASYCAPQCPSMYYGVVCEYPEPNNCSIM; encoded by the exons ATGCAGCAGAAGATATTGGTGAAGGTGTCAATGCACTGTGACAAATGCAGAACCAAGGCCTTGAAGATTGCAGCAGCTGCACACG GTGTGAGCAAAGTGTCCATCGAAGGAGCAGACAAAGATCACATTGAGGTGATTGGGGATGGGGTTGATTCTGTTTGCTTGACCAGATTGTTAAGGAAGAAGCTTCGCTCCGCCACCATTGTCAAAGTTGAAGAAGTGAAGGAAGCTAAAGCTGATACGAAAGAGGAAAAGCCAACTCCACCAGTTCAATGCATATCATCAGCCAGCTATTGTGCTCCGCAGTGTCCTTCAATGTATTATGGAGTGGTTTGTGAATATCCAGAACCAAACAACTGCTCTATCATGTAA
- the LOC117633089 gene encoding heavy metal-associated isoprenylated plant protein 47-like has product MKQKILVKVQMHCDKCRTKALKIAASAYGVSKVSIEGANRDHVEVIGDGVDSVCVTELLRKKLGFAAIVKVEQVKGDKKEEKPTANYVQYCAPHRPPMYCEVVREYPEPTCSIM; this is encoded by the exons ATGAAG CAAAAGATATTAGTGAAGGTGCAAATGCACTGTGACAAATGCAGAACCAAGGCGTTGAAGATTGCAGCATCTGCATacg GTGTGAGCAAAGTGTCGATAGAAGGAGCAAACAGGGATCATGTGGAGGTGATCGGAGACGGTGTGGACTCGGTTTGCGTGACGGAGTTGCTAAGGAAGAAGCTTGGCTTCGCGGCCATAGTTAAAGTTGAACAAGTGAAAGGAgataaaaaagaggaaaagccAACTGCAAACTATGTACAGTATTGTGCTCCGCATCGTCCTCCAATGTACTGTGAAGTGGTTCGCGAATATCCAGAGCCAACTTGCTCTATCATGTAA
- the LOC117632472 gene encoding uncharacterized protein LOC117632472 has product MGSGVYGSKIVLAGGIRPEFDGLANFIPRPCREVYAFDTAIMNSHPPDMIQCRGPLQHGKTHPLVVEHKDKLYVLSPLTGQGFEMFDPKYDTWVTLPEPPFFHRRYLGHHTNSVVVGSNIFVSCVSSIYRFDMADTSQIWKEHSFTNCTALPYRWDEKSLALEMSDGDWLIFTCYPELSYDRHEIKDNRCCDDYDCNNSNVYDYPPYRHQLVPDRHFEWHGTSLPAYIMSKDFTSLTPIQPLRLPDDLLPTQPGCERLRDLYTAKPREIDYRIVHLGGQEICLVLSIDTGFEPNGGVLRKMPIFVASFEFQLSDSKDLLTIKTGSCSVQCFLLGACSSSATKLSMCGAFWL; this is encoded by the exons ATGGGTTCTGGTGTCTACGGCTCCAAGATCGTTTTGGCCGGCGGCATTAGACCGGAATTCGATGGATTAGCCAATTTCATACCACGTCCGTGTAGAGAAGTTTATGCGTTTGACACTGCGATTATGAATTCACATCCACCAGATATGATACAGTGCCGTGGTCCCCTTCAACACGGGAAGACTCATCCCCTCGTGGTAGAGCACAAGGACAAGTTATATGTTCTCTCCCCGTTAACAGGTCAGGGGTTCGAGATGTTCGACCCAAAATATGACACATGGGTGACTTTGCCCGAGCCCCCATTTTTCCACAGACGCTACCTTGGACACCACACCAATTCTGTTGTTGTAGGCAGTAATATCTTTGTGTCATGTGTGTCTAGTATCTACCGCTTTGACATGGCTGACACCAGCCAAATATGGAAGGAGCACTCTTTTACCAACTGCACTGCATTGCCATATAGATGGGATGAGAAAAGTTTAGCGCTGGAAATGAGTGACGGGGATTGGTTGATTTTCACATGTTACCCAGAATTGAGTTATGACCGTCATGAAATCAAAGACAACCGTTGCTGCGACGATTACGACTGCAACAACTCTAATGTGTATGATTATCCTCCTTATCGTCATCAGCTTGTGCCTGATCGTCATTTTGAATGGCATGGTACATCTTTGCCTGCCTATATCATGTCAAAGGACTTTACATCACTCACACCTATTCAACCTCTGCGCTTGCCTGATGATCTGTTACCTACTCAACCAGGCTGTGAAAGGTTGCGTGATCTGTATACGGCTAAACCCCGTGAAATAGATTATAGGATTGTCCATCTAGGAGGTCAAGAGATATGTCTGGTATTGTCTATCGACACTGGATTTGAGCCCAATGGTGGAGTTTTGAGGAAGATGCCAATTTTTGTTGCAAGTTTCGAATTTCAACTTTCAGACAGTAAAGACTTGTTAACCATCAAAACAGGGTCTTGTAGTGTTCAATGTTTTCTACTTGGTGCCTGCTCTTCAAGTGCAACTAAATTATCCATGTGTGGTGCCTTTTGGCT GTAA